The following proteins are co-located in the Procambarus clarkii isolate CNS0578487 chromosome 4, FALCON_Pclarkii_2.0, whole genome shotgun sequence genome:
- the LOC123751536 gene encoding kielin/chordin-like protein isoform X2 encodes MLSKTMLVPVSLGIVMVVMLMFTQPTRSLPISGNLSDLYSPRKRCINPEECCKYPRSSEEFVQCSNDHGCSLITCDGLQGCCYNKKMYWWGSVVEELPGLCLELVCAAHLSNSPPFLTALILPVRSTTEICEGMWIDDNLMFSCVDDTGLVRAEGDEWRPDECHLCQCQGGSAVCIKLEIQCPPSPHSSCLEVPCTCCPRWECPVELTEQHLNDSSEIALRSGFSVHHYGGHRTWSIWKPLEGIKHYLSSLHGKIPSVPSTGPCQSLHDIGKTWSTNDPCSKAVCTRTGIQITREKCSGGPLHPNCLQFTPKGECCPKWNCSGCFDSAGNYFHYKVVWVSKPCTTFECTERGIELKPCTLGPQPHPYCQLLVPRGSCCAQWSCSGCFKDGKNYPLGSEIGTSDPCITLQCTYRGFERKIKFCPSTPAQENCFQYTPEGDCCKKWNCSGCFDAGKIYPLHHTWSSGPCITYECTNSGIEKTEKHCYITPAPHKGCKEVIPEGACCPEWSCSRCYKDGKYYDVGSETIAKDPCVTLRCTENGIEMIYKSCFGTPAPEKHCFEYKTEDDCCEKWNCSGCVDQQGDYYPLWQPRKIDPCTTVVCTTDGLKPIVESCHLEPRPHHSCRQHTPEGVCCPQWDCSSTTTLATIEPFLNGCVDDSGVLRQFGQEWTDLFDNCKQLLCGADGVVIENNLCFPEELSDAA; translated from the exons ATGTTAAGTAAGACGATGTTAGTTCCTGTGAGTTTGGGTATTGTTATGGTCGTGATGCTGATGTTTACACAGCCAACGAGGTCTCTGCCCATATCAG GCAATCTTTCAGACTTGTATAGTCCCAGAAAAAGATGTATTAACCCAGAGGAGTGCTGCAAATATCCAAGATCGTCTGAAGAATTCGTCCAATGCTCTAATGACCATGGTTGCTCTCTCATCACGTGTGATGGCCTTCAAG GTTGCTGCTACAACAAAAAAATGTATTGGTGGGGAAGTGTAGTGGAGGAGCTGCCAGGGCTGTGTCTGGAGCTGGTATGTGCTGCACACCTCTCAAACTCTCCCCCCTTCTTAACCGCTCTCATTCTGCCAGTCAGATCCACTACAGAGATCTGTGAAG GAATGTGGATTGATGACAACTTGATGTTCTCCTGTGTTGATGACACCGGATTAGTGAGGGCCGAAGGTGACGAATGGCGTCCAGACGAGTGTCACCTGTGCCAGTGCCAAGGTGGTAGTGCCGTCTGCATAAAGCTGGAGATACAgtgccctccctcacctcacagcTCTTGTCTTGAAGTTCCTTGTACTTGTTGTCCTCGATGGGAATGTCCAGTTGAGCT AACGGAGCAGCACTTAAACGATTCCAGTGAAATAGCCCTCAGGTCGGGCTTCTCGGTTCATCATTATGGGGGACACCGAACCTGGTCTATTTGGAAACCTCTTGAGGGTATCAAACATTATCTATCTTCTCTCCATGGCAAGATTCCATCAGTGCCCAGTACGGGTCCTTGTCAGTCGTTGCACGACATTGGGAAGACTTGGTCTACGAATGATCCCTGTTCTAAGGCTGTCTGCACACGCACAGGAATCCAGATCACACGAGAGAAGTGTAGTGGTGGTCCTCTGCACCCAAACTGCCTCCAGTTTACACCCAAGGGAGAATGCTGCCCTAAATGGAACTGCAG TGGATGCTTTGACAGTGCTGGGAATTACTTCCACTATAAAGTAGTGTGGGTGTCAAAGCCATGTACGACGTTCGAGTGCACAGAACGTGGCATAGAGCTCAAGCCGTGCACCCTGGGGCCCCAGCCTCACCCTTACTGCCAGCTCCTCGTACCCCGTGGGTCGTGCTGTGCCCAGTGGTCGTGCAG TGGTTGCTTCAAAGATGGGAAGAACTATCCACTTGGCAGTGAAATTGGCACAAGTGACCCGTGCATCACCTTGCAGTGTACTTACCGGGGATTTGAGAGGAAAATTAAGTTCTGTCCTTCGACGCCAGCTCAAGAAAATTGCTTCCAATATACCCCTGAGGGAGATTGCTGCAAGAAATGGAATTGCAG CGGATGTTTTGATGCTGGGAAGATCTATCCTCTCCACCATACATGGAGCAGCGGTCCGTGTATCACCTACGAGTGTACGAATAGTGGGATAGAGAAGACTGAGAAGCACTGCTACATTACCCCTGCGCCCCACAAGGGCTGCAAGGAGGTTATTCCAGAGGGCGCCTGCTGCCCCGAATGGTCGTGTAG TCGGTGTTACAAGGACGGGAAATACTATGATGTCGGGAGCGAGACAATCGCCAAGGATCCCTGCGTCACCTTGAGATGCACAGAAAATGGTATAGAGATGATTTATAAATCTTGCTTTGGAACACCGGCGCCGGAGAAACACTGCTTCGAATACAAAACTGAAGACGATTGTTGTGAGAAATGGAACTGCAG TGGGTGTGTTGATCAACAAGGTGACTACTACCCACTGTGGCAACCCCGGAAGATCGACCCCTGCACCACTGTGGTGTGTACCACAGATGGCCTGAAACCCATTGTCGAGTCGTGTCACTTGGAACCTCGACCCCACCACAGCTGTCGACAACACACTCCAGAGGGAGTCTGCTGTCCTCAGTGGGATTGTAG TTCTACAACAACCTTGGCTACCATCGAACCCTTTCTGAACGGCTGTGTGGACGATTCTGGTGTTTTGCGTCAGTTTGGACAAGAATGGACCGATCTTTTTGACAATTGCAAGCAACTGTTGTGTGGTGCAGACGGAGTAGTAATCGAAAATAATCTGTGCTTTCCAGAGGAACTTTCAGACGC GGCGTAA
- the LOC123751536 gene encoding kielin/chordin-like protein isoform X1 — MLSKTMLVPVSLGIVMVVMLMFTQPTRSLPISGNLSDLYSPRKRCINPEECCKYPRSSEEFVQCSNDHGCSLITCDGLQGNDNIAHNVNCKDAWACCRFLQQSSEFMQCCADHNCCPMCDKVSKGCCYNKKMYWWGSVVEELPGLCLELVCAAHLSNSPPFLTALILPVRSTTEICEGMWIDDNLMFSCVDDTGLVRAEGDEWRPDECHLCQCQGGSAVCIKLEIQCPPSPHSSCLEVPCTCCPRWECPVELTEQHLNDSSEIALRSGFSVHHYGGHRTWSIWKPLEGIKHYLSSLHGKIPSVPSTGPCQSLHDIGKTWSTNDPCSKAVCTRTGIQITREKCSGGPLHPNCLQFTPKGECCPKWNCSGCFDSAGNYFHYKVVWVSKPCTTFECTERGIELKPCTLGPQPHPYCQLLVPRGSCCAQWSCSGCFKDGKNYPLGSEIGTSDPCITLQCTYRGFERKIKFCPSTPAQENCFQYTPEGDCCKKWNCSGCFDAGKIYPLHHTWSSGPCITYECTNSGIEKTEKHCYITPAPHKGCKEVIPEGACCPEWSCSRCYKDGKYYDVGSETIAKDPCVTLRCTENGIEMIYKSCFGTPAPEKHCFEYKTEDDCCEKWNCSGCVDQQGDYYPLWQPRKIDPCTTVVCTTDGLKPIVESCHLEPRPHHSCRQHTPEGVCCPQWDCSSTTTLATIEPFLNGCVDDSGVLRQFGQEWTDLFDNCKQLLCGADGVVIENNLCFPEELSDAA, encoded by the exons ATGTTAAGTAAGACGATGTTAGTTCCTGTGAGTTTGGGTATTGTTATGGTCGTGATGCTGATGTTTACACAGCCAACGAGGTCTCTGCCCATATCAG GCAATCTTTCAGACTTGTATAGTCCCAGAAAAAGATGTATTAACCCAGAGGAGTGCTGCAAATATCCAAGATCGTCTGAAGAATTCGTCCAATGCTCTAATGACCATGGTTGCTCTCTCATCACGTGTGATGGCCTTCAAG GCAATGATAATATTGCACACAATGTAAACTGCAAGGATGCCTGGGCATGCTGCCGCTTCCTACAACAGTCTTCAGAGTTTATGCAATGTTGTGCAGACCATAATTGCTGTCCAATGTGTGACAAAGTCTCAAAAG GTTGCTGCTACAACAAAAAAATGTATTGGTGGGGAAGTGTAGTGGAGGAGCTGCCAGGGCTGTGTCTGGAGCTGGTATGTGCTGCACACCTCTCAAACTCTCCCCCCTTCTTAACCGCTCTCATTCTGCCAGTCAGATCCACTACAGAGATCTGTGAAG GAATGTGGATTGATGACAACTTGATGTTCTCCTGTGTTGATGACACCGGATTAGTGAGGGCCGAAGGTGACGAATGGCGTCCAGACGAGTGTCACCTGTGCCAGTGCCAAGGTGGTAGTGCCGTCTGCATAAAGCTGGAGATACAgtgccctccctcacctcacagcTCTTGTCTTGAAGTTCCTTGTACTTGTTGTCCTCGATGGGAATGTCCAGTTGAGCT AACGGAGCAGCACTTAAACGATTCCAGTGAAATAGCCCTCAGGTCGGGCTTCTCGGTTCATCATTATGGGGGACACCGAACCTGGTCTATTTGGAAACCTCTTGAGGGTATCAAACATTATCTATCTTCTCTCCATGGCAAGATTCCATCAGTGCCCAGTACGGGTCCTTGTCAGTCGTTGCACGACATTGGGAAGACTTGGTCTACGAATGATCCCTGTTCTAAGGCTGTCTGCACACGCACAGGAATCCAGATCACACGAGAGAAGTGTAGTGGTGGTCCTCTGCACCCAAACTGCCTCCAGTTTACACCCAAGGGAGAATGCTGCCCTAAATGGAACTGCAG TGGATGCTTTGACAGTGCTGGGAATTACTTCCACTATAAAGTAGTGTGGGTGTCAAAGCCATGTACGACGTTCGAGTGCACAGAACGTGGCATAGAGCTCAAGCCGTGCACCCTGGGGCCCCAGCCTCACCCTTACTGCCAGCTCCTCGTACCCCGTGGGTCGTGCTGTGCCCAGTGGTCGTGCAG TGGTTGCTTCAAAGATGGGAAGAACTATCCACTTGGCAGTGAAATTGGCACAAGTGACCCGTGCATCACCTTGCAGTGTACTTACCGGGGATTTGAGAGGAAAATTAAGTTCTGTCCTTCGACGCCAGCTCAAGAAAATTGCTTCCAATATACCCCTGAGGGAGATTGCTGCAAGAAATGGAATTGCAG CGGATGTTTTGATGCTGGGAAGATCTATCCTCTCCACCATACATGGAGCAGCGGTCCGTGTATCACCTACGAGTGTACGAATAGTGGGATAGAGAAGACTGAGAAGCACTGCTACATTACCCCTGCGCCCCACAAGGGCTGCAAGGAGGTTATTCCAGAGGGCGCCTGCTGCCCCGAATGGTCGTGTAG TCGGTGTTACAAGGACGGGAAATACTATGATGTCGGGAGCGAGACAATCGCCAAGGATCCCTGCGTCACCTTGAGATGCACAGAAAATGGTATAGAGATGATTTATAAATCTTGCTTTGGAACACCGGCGCCGGAGAAACACTGCTTCGAATACAAAACTGAAGACGATTGTTGTGAGAAATGGAACTGCAG TGGGTGTGTTGATCAACAAGGTGACTACTACCCACTGTGGCAACCCCGGAAGATCGACCCCTGCACCACTGTGGTGTGTACCACAGATGGCCTGAAACCCATTGTCGAGTCGTGTCACTTGGAACCTCGACCCCACCACAGCTGTCGACAACACACTCCAGAGGGAGTCTGCTGTCCTCAGTGGGATTGTAG TTCTACAACAACCTTGGCTACCATCGAACCCTTTCTGAACGGCTGTGTGGACGATTCTGGTGTTTTGCGTCAGTTTGGACAAGAATGGACCGATCTTTTTGACAATTGCAAGCAACTGTTGTGTGGTGCAGACGGAGTAGTAATCGAAAATAATCTGTGCTTTCCAGAGGAACTTTCAGACGC GGCGTAA